In Lemur catta isolate mLemCat1 chromosome 1, mLemCat1.pri, whole genome shotgun sequence, one DNA window encodes the following:
- the CTXN2 gene encoding cortexin-2: MSSTYCGNSSAKMSVNEVSAFSLTLEQKTGFAFVGILCIFLGLLIIRCFKILLDPYSSMPSSTWEDEVEEFDKGTFEYALA; the protein is encoded by the coding sequence ATGAGTAGTACCTACTGTGGCAACTCTTCAGCTAAGATGAGTGTCAACGAAGTATCAGCTTTCTCCTTGACTCTGGAGCAAAAGACTGGCTTTGCTTTTGTTGGGATTTTGTGTATCTTCTTGGGACTTCTAATTATCAGATGCTTCAAAATCCTGTTAGACCCATACAGCAGCATGCCTTCCTCTACCTGGGAGGATGAAGTTGAAGAGTTTGATAAAGGGACATTTGAATATGCACTGGCGTGA